The Acidiferrobacter thiooxydans sequence CGCCGGTGCAACCCTGGGATGCGGTCATTTGCCCATCGACGGCGGTGCGCGCGATGGTTACTACGGTGTTGGCGGCCCAGGCGGACTATCTTCAAGCGCGTTTCGGGGGGCGACGCATCGTGATGCCGCAATTGCCCGTCATCCCGCTCGGTGTCGCTGCAGACGAACTGATCATAAAGGACGCCGAACGCCGCCAGGGGCGGGAGAGCCTTGGGATCGGGACCGAAGCGGTCGTCGTCTTGTTCGTCGGGCGGCTGTCGTTTCACGCCAAGGCCCATCCGCTGGCGATGTATCAAGCGCTGGAACGGGCAAGCGCGGGCTGCGAGACCGTGTTGATCGAATGCGGCTGGACCGCCAACGACGCGGTGGCTGATGCCTACGCCGAGGCGGCCGCTGCAGCCTGCCCCACGGTCCGCCGGATCGTGATCGATGGACGGATGCCTGCCGCCACCCGAGAGGCGTGGGCGGCGGCCGACGTGTTTTAATCGTTGGCGGACAATCTTCAGGAAACCTTCGGGTTGACCCCGATCGAGGCCATGGCCCGGGGCTTGCCGGTGGTGGTCTCGGATTGGGACGGATACCGCGACACGGTCCGTGACGGCGTGGAGGGTTTTCGGGTCCCCACGGTGATGCCAGGGCCTGGAGAGGGACGTGATCTCGCGTACCGGTATGCGATGGGCGTCGATGGATACGACCGGTATTGCGGGTTTACGAGCCAATTGATCGCAGTCGATGTGGAGGCCGCCGCGGACGCCTTACGGCGGCTGTTGCGATCGGCCCCATTGCGGCGGCAGATGGGCGCGGCCGGCGCGGAACGCGTGCGCACGCTTTTTGATTGGTCGGTGATCATCCCGCGCTATCAGACCTTGTGGGCGGAGCTCGCCGCTGAACGGGCGCAGGCCAAACCGATGGCTCCGCGCCCTCAGGCATGGCCTGCACGCCTGGACCCCTTTGCCGCCTTTGCGGCCTATCCCACGAGACCGCTCACGCGATCGACCCTCTTACAGCGGACGCGGGCCGAGGCCGATATGGTCTTGCAGAGGTGGCGCCTGCTCGCCATGGTGGCGTTTGCCGAGTCCATTGTGCCGTCGATCGAAGAATGCCGGGCCGTCCTGGGGGTTTTGAGACGCGGCCTGTGCGCATGGTCGAAGAGATCGAGCGCGACTTTGCGGCCAATCGTCAGGCCGCGATCCGGCGTGGGCTTGTCTGGATGATCAAGATGGGGGTCTTGGCGGTTGCGCCCGAATCTGGACGTCGGTGAGCGGTACGCTTGATCCCGATATGTCGCCTCGGTGCCTCAGACCTCAGTCGGTGTGCCCGGAGGCGGCGGGTGCGCTGTGACATAGGGGGCATCCAATGGTTGGACGGGGCGTTATTGTCTGGGCGGTACTGTCCGGATTGTTCTACACGATAATAATTGGGCCCCTGCGCTGTGCCGCCTATCGCAACGGCCAGCCGTATTTACGGGCCCGAATCGCTCACAATAATTGAGGGCTCCGCCCTTTCTTTATGGCGGGATATCGTTGGCCCATGGGCTTTGCCGACAGGCCGGTGC is a genomic window containing:
- a CDS encoding glycosyltransferase family 4 protein, whose translation is MTNSRDPEGRWANAALLYEPEAYAVTSPSLKGRQVAGHGFLRGFARHARVAEYVAAVSHHEAAARFVAEMRKSGQGRPARTMAPHDAQSLAALGCLYRPDPVIGPHAWARAASGDAAWSLCGITHTTASHAVTDAIVDWLVAPVQPWDAVICPSTAVRAMVTTVLAAQADYLQARFGGRRIVMPQLPVIPLGVAADELIIKDAERRQGRESLGIGTEAVVVLFVGRLSFHAKAHPLAMYQALERASAGCETVLIECGWTANDAVADAYAEAAAAACPTVRRIVIDGRMPAATREAWAAADVF
- a CDS encoding glycosyltransferase, producing the protein MADNLQETFGLTPIEAMARGLPVVVSDWDGYRDTVRDGVEGFRVPTVMPGPGEGRDLAYRYAMGVDGYDRYCGFTSQLIAVDVEAAADALRRLLRSAPLRRQMGAAGAERVRTLFDWSVIIPRYQTLWAELAAERAQAKPMAPRPQAWPARLDPFAAFAAYPTRPLTRSTLLQRTRAEADMVLQRWRLLAMVAFAESIVPSIEECRAVLGVLRRGLCAWSKRSSATLRPIVRPRSGVGLSG